One genomic region from Asterias amurensis chromosome 7, ASM3211899v1 encodes:
- the LOC139939760 gene encoding tyrosine 3-monooxygenase-like: MMSRPVSKPRPVRRAHTFEGSTLYPSRKTSLIEDARRDSSSSSVDIWGPFGLPSPTEHDDVFSEGTEEVTNLVNGDIPKRLCVSFSSRGDAGFASLAKAVKVFEMTKTKLIHVESRASAANDGFEFLVQVDAKSCIVRSLLASLKKTVDSVVLHTEEVPKRAIWFPRHISDLDKCTHLTMSYEPDLDNDHPGFTDKEYRTRRTEIASIAFQYKYGKHIEKVSYNESEIQTWGYVYRQLQQLFTTHACKEHVTAFSELENVGLYSPDFIPQLEDVSNFLKAKTGFQLRPVAGLLTARDFLASLAFRVFQTTQYIRHSSSPMHTPEPDCCHELLGHIPMLANSEFAQFSQEIGLASLGVSDDDITKLATLYWFTVEFGLCREGEQVRAYGAGLLSAPGELMYALSDQPEHRPFQPAKVAIQEYQDKNYQSVYFVSESFEDTKQKLRSFANSMTRNFEVRYDPFKQTIIPLDTLDNVRDTVRDLKAHITTVTSALEKITMH; the protein is encoded by the exons AGCACTCTGTACCCGTCCCGAAAGACGAGTCTGATCGAAGATGCTCGTCGGGATTCCTCCAGCTCTTCGGTCGACATCTGGGGACCCTTCGGCCTCCCGAGTCCGACCGAACACGACGATGTATTCTCGGAGGGCACCGAGGAGGTAACCAACTTGGTGAACGGAGACATCCCGAAGAGACTGTGTGTGTCGTTCTCGTCCCGCGGTGACGCCGGTTTCGCCTCGCTCGCTAAAGCTGTGAAAGTATTCGAG ATGACGAAGACAAAGCTGATTCACGTGGAATCAAGAGCTTCCGCTGCAAACGACGGTTTTGAATTCCTTGTTCAAGTCGACGCAAAGAGTTGCATCGTCAGGAGTCTTCTAGCCTCCTTGAAGAAAACAGTGGACTCCGTTGTCTTACACACAGAAGAGGTTCCCAAAAGAG CAATCTGGTTTCCACGTCACATCTCGGATCTGGATAAATGCACACATCTCACCATGTCGTACGAACCGGACCTTGATAACGACCACCCG GGATTCACAGACAAGGAGTATCGCACACGACGAACCGAAATTGCCAGCATTGCTTTCCAATATAAGTA cGGGAAACACATAGAGAAAGTGAGTTACAATGAGAGTGAAATACAGACCTG GGGTTACGTGTACCGCCAACTTCAACAGCTGTTTACTACGCATGCCTGTAAGGAGCACGTGACAGCATTTAGCGAATTAGAGAATGTTGGTCTGTACAG TCCAGATTTTATTCCACAACTTGAAGATGTCTCTAACTTCCTTAAAG CTAAGACTGGCTTTCAGCTTCGACCTGTTGCTGGTCTATTGACTGCTAGAGATTTCTTGGCCAGCCTTGCCTTCCGTGTGTTTCAGACAACACAATATATACGCCATTCCTCATCACCAATGCACACACCTGAGCC AGATTGTTGCCACGAACTACTCGGTCATATACCGATGCTGGCAAACTCAGAATTTGCACAATTTTCTCAG GAGATTGGATTGGCCTCGCTGGGAGTTTCAGATGACGACATAACAAAACTAGCAACG CTTTATTGGTTTACCGTGGAGTTTGGACTATGCAGAGAGGGGGAACAGGTCCGGGCCTACGGCGCTGGTCTTCTGTCGGCTCCTGGTGAATTAATG TACGCTTTATCGGATCAACCGGAGCATCGTCCATTTCAACCGGCCAAGGTAGCCATTCAAGAATACCAAGACAAGAACTATCAATCTGTCTACTTCGTGTCGGAAAGTTTTGAGGACACTAAACAGAAATTAAG ATCCTTTGCAAACTCTATGACGAGGAATTTCGAAGTCCGCTACGACCCTTTCAAACAGACAATAATACCTCTCGACACCCTCGATAATGTGCGAGACACCGTGCGAGATTTGAAGGCCCACATCACCACGGTGACGTCAGCCTTGGAAAAGATCACGATGCACTGA